Proteins encoded by one window of Scatophagus argus isolate fScaArg1 chromosome 4, fScaArg1.pri, whole genome shotgun sequence:
- the gpat2 gene encoding glycerol-3-phosphate acyltransferase 2, mitochondrial isoform X6, translated as MVQERNDGINKDAVLPPVQQNGPPLSCELKIKKKLKLVSPCLGKFRPVVGQCCQQCTPDSLQKKLGQNSCLGFHNLLSVNETHTRYRGWLVRRVCCVLFVSGCKVYASPVSNRLERVCQSNRVKEALTAEHKVPEGGDSKGQINSLSPFLPLINTYIFPGLLRFVGWVMLKMFASMFDSIQVNLSHLPALHRASQEGSPLLYVYVRQSLVDCILIPLVLFCCNLRVPYTVCPLRANSYSLRAILQKIGVVLLPPFALTEQDAEMDSLYSPVMTALVRELLHEGQAISVGVSAKSGQGGQWLARIRQLIKEGSVPDVSLVPVGISYDCVPKTNIQIGLPSVLQWLWSLLWRRPGGSVRIHLAQPFSLKEMCESGRCRVDEWLPLQDLLLPVILNSRADSVFGQRRMSWLLPSHYTSELKEPIHPERDLNVTIILHLIFSATSCMAVMSTSLVSSLLLHRHRKGVIASVLCRDVAWLTDEVLFRKRDVGFGGSLAEVVHYSLSLLAPHLIIAAAPSRKDPFIVPRPSLDATLHLALQAQIVTQTFILEAVGACAVSAMLCEVAGSCDMDGEEVKGDVEFDVVLCQSELTERALQLYHLLPPGFVPPCQSSQSFALDSVDSLVRCGILIMEEVTNDVPICDFWKKEGVLSWTTSDDPYHSDSDCEERDLRSYKISQPRQCPEMLFFLCSMLAGHLRALCWTTTGLELLHTPLPEAEFVAQIHSHLCDTANTKKQHYESCSEEAAHTAVRTLIDLGVLLEERQEGGGVFLGVSPLFQLSENRHKLHSFISQYLYN; from the exons CAAAAGAAGCTTGGACAAAACTCTTGCCTTGGCTTCCACAATCTGCTGAGTGTCAATGAGACGCACACCAG ATATCGAGGTTGGCTGGTGCGGAGGGTGTGCTGCGTGCTGTTTGTGAGTGGGTGCAAGGTTTACGCAAGTCCTGTTAGCAACAGACTGGAGAGAGTCTGTCAGAGCAACAG GGTGAAAGAGGCACTCACAGCAGAGCATAAAGTGCCAGAGGGGGGAGATAGCAAGGGGCAGATCAACAGCCTCTCACCATTCCTCCCCCTCATTAACACCTACATCTTCCCTGGCCTCTTAcg GTTCGTGGGCTGGGTGATGCTGAAGATGTTTGCTTCCATGTTTGACAGCATTCAAGTTAACCTCAGCCATCTGCCAGCTTTGCACAGAGCCTCACAAGAG GGATCCCCGCTGCTTTACGTCTATGTGCGTCAGAGCCTTGTGGACTGCATTCTCATCCCCCTGGTTCTCTTCTGTTGCAACTTGAGGGTCCCATACACTGTTTGTCCTCTCCGGGCTAACAGCTACTCCCTAAG AGCCATCTTGCAGAAAATTGGTGTGGTCCTCCTGCCACCTTTTGCACTGACAGAGCAGGATGCTGAGATGGACAGTCTGTACTCACCTGTCATGACCGCA cTGGTACGTGAGCTGCTACATGAGGGCCAGGCAATAAGTGTTGGTGTGTCAGCGAAGTCTGGTCAAGGTGGCCAGTGGCTGGCTCGCATCAGACAGCTCATCAAAGAGGGATCTGTCCCTGATGTCAGCCTGGTCCCTGTGGGCATCTCCTACGACTGTGTGCCCAAGACCAACATACAG ATTGGCCTGCCATCTGTGTTGCAGTGGCTGTGGTCTCTTCTCTGGAGGAGACCAGGAGGGAGCGTGAGGATCCACCTGGCTCAGCCTTTCTCTCTTAAG GAGATGTGTGAGTCAGGGAGGTGCAGAGTAGATGAATGGCTCCCTCTACAGGACCTGTTGCTGCCTGTTATCCTCAACAGCAG AGCTGACAGTGTTTTTGGGCAGAGGAGGATGTCGTGGCTCTTGCCTTCTCATTATACATCTGAACTCAAGGAGCCAATTCATCCAGAGAGAGACCTCAACGTCACCATCATCCTCCACCTCATCTTCT CTGCAACCTCCTGCATGGCTGTGATGTCCACCAGTCTGGTGTCCAGTCTTTTGCTGCACAGGCATCGGAAG GGCGTGATTGCATCTGTCCTGTGTCGAGATGTGGCCTGGCTCACGGACGAAGTCTTGTTCAGAAAAAGAGATGTCGGTTTTGGAGGGAGTTTAGCCGAGGTTGTCCACtattccctctctctgctcgCCCCTCATCTCATCATAGCTGCAGCGCCGTCAAG GAAAGACCCTTTCATTGTGCCTCGTCCCTCTCTTGATGCCACACTTCACCTCGCCCTCCAGGCCCAAATTGTCACACAAACCTTCATTTTGGAAGCTGTTGGTG cGTGCGCGGTGTCGGCCATGCTGTGTGAGGTGGCTGGCAGCTGCGACATGGACGGGGAGGAGGTGAAAGGTGACGTGGAGTTTGATGTGGTGCTCTGCCAGTCCGAGCTGACGGAGAGAGCACTGCAGCTCTACCATCTCCTGCCTCCAGGCTTCGTGCCA cCCTGTCAGTCATCCCAGAGTTTCGCTCTGGATTCAGTTGACAGTCTGGTCCGCTGTGGCATCCTGATTATGGAAGAA GTTACCAATGACGTTCCCATCTGTGATTTCTGGAAGAAGGAGGGGGTTCTGAGCTGGACCACCTCTGATGACCCTTATCACAGCGACTCAGACTGTGAAGAGCGGGATCTGCGTTCCTACAAG ATAAGCCAGCCACGTCAGTGTCCGGAgatgctcttcttcctctgcagtaTGCTGGCTGGTCATCTGAGGGCACTGTGCTGGACCACCACCGGACTGGAACTGCTGCACACACCTCTGCCGG AAGCAGAGTTTGTGGCTCAGATACACTCCCATCTGTGTGACACAGCAAATACGAAGAAGCAGCACTACG AGAGCTGCTCAGAGGAGgctgcacacactgcagttaGAACACTAATAGACCTGGGG GTCCTTTTGGAGGAGCGTCAGGAAGGAGGAGGTGTTTTCCTGGGCGTCAGTCCTTTGTTCCAGTTGTCAGAAAACAGGCACAAACTGCACAGCTTCATCTCACAGTACCTCTACAATTAA
- the gpat2 gene encoding glycerol-3-phosphate acyltransferase 2, mitochondrial isoform X5: protein MIEANLRGLWVGVCRRLNMVQERNDGINKDAVLPPVQQNGPPLSCELKIKKKLKLVSPCLGKFRPVVGQCCQQCTPDSLQKKLGQNSCLGFHNLLSVNETHTRYRGWLVRRVCCVLFVSGCKVYASPVSNRLERVCQSNRVKEALTAEHKVPEGGDSKGQINSLSPFLPLINTYIFPGLLRFVGWVMLKMFASMFDSIQVNLSHLPALHRASQEGSPLLYVYVRQSLVDCILIPLVLFCCNLRVPYTVCPLRANSYSLRAILQKIGVVLLPPFALTEQDAEMDSLYSPVMTALVRELLHEGQAISVGVSAKSGQGGQWLARIRQLIKEGSVPDVSLVPVGISYDCVPKTNIQIGLPSVLQWLWSLLWRRPGGSVRIHLAQPFSLKEMCESGRCRVDEWLPLQDLLLPVILNSRADSVFGQRRMSWLLPSHYTSELKEPIHPERDLNVTIILHLIFSATSCMAVMSTSLVSSLLLHRHRKGVIASVLCRDVAWLTDEVLFRKRDVGFGGSLAEVVHYSLSLLAPHLIIAAAPSRKDPFIVPRPSLDATLHLALQAQIVTQTFILEAVGACAVSAMLCEVAGSCDMDGEEVKGDVEFDVVLCQSELTERALQLYHLLPPGFVPPCQSSQSFALDSVDSLVRCGILIMEEVTNDVPICDFWKKEGVLSWTTSDDPYHSDSDCEERDLRSYKISQPRQCPEMLFFLCSMLAGHLRALCWTTTGLELLHTPLPEAEFVAQIHSHLCDTANTKKQHYESCSEEAAHTAVRTLIDLGVLLEERQEGGGVFLGVSPLFQLSENRHKLHSFISQYLYN, encoded by the exons CAAAAGAAGCTTGGACAAAACTCTTGCCTTGGCTTCCACAATCTGCTGAGTGTCAATGAGACGCACACCAG ATATCGAGGTTGGCTGGTGCGGAGGGTGTGCTGCGTGCTGTTTGTGAGTGGGTGCAAGGTTTACGCAAGTCCTGTTAGCAACAGACTGGAGAGAGTCTGTCAGAGCAACAG GGTGAAAGAGGCACTCACAGCAGAGCATAAAGTGCCAGAGGGGGGAGATAGCAAGGGGCAGATCAACAGCCTCTCACCATTCCTCCCCCTCATTAACACCTACATCTTCCCTGGCCTCTTAcg GTTCGTGGGCTGGGTGATGCTGAAGATGTTTGCTTCCATGTTTGACAGCATTCAAGTTAACCTCAGCCATCTGCCAGCTTTGCACAGAGCCTCACAAGAG GGATCCCCGCTGCTTTACGTCTATGTGCGTCAGAGCCTTGTGGACTGCATTCTCATCCCCCTGGTTCTCTTCTGTTGCAACTTGAGGGTCCCATACACTGTTTGTCCTCTCCGGGCTAACAGCTACTCCCTAAG AGCCATCTTGCAGAAAATTGGTGTGGTCCTCCTGCCACCTTTTGCACTGACAGAGCAGGATGCTGAGATGGACAGTCTGTACTCACCTGTCATGACCGCA cTGGTACGTGAGCTGCTACATGAGGGCCAGGCAATAAGTGTTGGTGTGTCAGCGAAGTCTGGTCAAGGTGGCCAGTGGCTGGCTCGCATCAGACAGCTCATCAAAGAGGGATCTGTCCCTGATGTCAGCCTGGTCCCTGTGGGCATCTCCTACGACTGTGTGCCCAAGACCAACATACAG ATTGGCCTGCCATCTGTGTTGCAGTGGCTGTGGTCTCTTCTCTGGAGGAGACCAGGAGGGAGCGTGAGGATCCACCTGGCTCAGCCTTTCTCTCTTAAG GAGATGTGTGAGTCAGGGAGGTGCAGAGTAGATGAATGGCTCCCTCTACAGGACCTGTTGCTGCCTGTTATCCTCAACAGCAG AGCTGACAGTGTTTTTGGGCAGAGGAGGATGTCGTGGCTCTTGCCTTCTCATTATACATCTGAACTCAAGGAGCCAATTCATCCAGAGAGAGACCTCAACGTCACCATCATCCTCCACCTCATCTTCT CTGCAACCTCCTGCATGGCTGTGATGTCCACCAGTCTGGTGTCCAGTCTTTTGCTGCACAGGCATCGGAAG GGCGTGATTGCATCTGTCCTGTGTCGAGATGTGGCCTGGCTCACGGACGAAGTCTTGTTCAGAAAAAGAGATGTCGGTTTTGGAGGGAGTTTAGCCGAGGTTGTCCACtattccctctctctgctcgCCCCTCATCTCATCATAGCTGCAGCGCCGTCAAG GAAAGACCCTTTCATTGTGCCTCGTCCCTCTCTTGATGCCACACTTCACCTCGCCCTCCAGGCCCAAATTGTCACACAAACCTTCATTTTGGAAGCTGTTGGTG cGTGCGCGGTGTCGGCCATGCTGTGTGAGGTGGCTGGCAGCTGCGACATGGACGGGGAGGAGGTGAAAGGTGACGTGGAGTTTGATGTGGTGCTCTGCCAGTCCGAGCTGACGGAGAGAGCACTGCAGCTCTACCATCTCCTGCCTCCAGGCTTCGTGCCA cCCTGTCAGTCATCCCAGAGTTTCGCTCTGGATTCAGTTGACAGTCTGGTCCGCTGTGGCATCCTGATTATGGAAGAA GTTACCAATGACGTTCCCATCTGTGATTTCTGGAAGAAGGAGGGGGTTCTGAGCTGGACCACCTCTGATGACCCTTATCACAGCGACTCAGACTGTGAAGAGCGGGATCTGCGTTCCTACAAG ATAAGCCAGCCACGTCAGTGTCCGGAgatgctcttcttcctctgcagtaTGCTGGCTGGTCATCTGAGGGCACTGTGCTGGACCACCACCGGACTGGAACTGCTGCACACACCTCTGCCGG AAGCAGAGTTTGTGGCTCAGATACACTCCCATCTGTGTGACACAGCAAATACGAAGAAGCAGCACTACG AGAGCTGCTCAGAGGAGgctgcacacactgcagttaGAACACTAATAGACCTGGGG GTCCTTTTGGAGGAGCGTCAGGAAGGAGGAGGTGTTTTCCTGGGCGTCAGTCCTTTGTTCCAGTTGTCAGAAAACAGGCACAAACTGCACAGCTTCATCTCACAGTACCTCTACAATTAA